TACAATCTGACACTATAGGTCTACCAGGAGGGACTGCGAAGGGAATTGTCCATGAGTCAGGTGGCTTGTGGATTTTGGGGAGAAGATAAAAGGCACGGGGTCTGGGTTGGTCTGGTCCGATCAGGAAATCAAATTGTTTTTTGGTTATGGAATGATTGGTATATAGTGAGAGGACCAGATTGCGAACTTTTTCTTGTGCTTTGGGTTGAAGGGATTGAGTGATGGGTTTGTAATGGAGTGGGTTGGAAAGTTGCCTGTTGGCTTCTAGGAGGTATTGGTGAGTGTCTAGAATAACTATTTTGGAACCCTTGTCGGCTGGTTTAATGATGATGTTTGGGTTGTGGCAAAGTTGGAAAATTGCTCTTTTTTCTGCTGGGGAGATGTTGGGGTGGCTGGAGTCAAAGGGGCGGGAGAGATAGGTGGACAGGGAATGGAGATCTTGTCTAATAAGGGTACGTAGTCTCCCATCCACCTGGGAAGAGTCAGGTTCCcaggtggaggggagagtgaaGGGGACGGGCTCACGGTGGGGTTTGTGTTTAAAATGATCATGTAATTTCAAGCGTCTATGATAACCATGGATGTCCCTTCGCAGTCCCTCCCGGTCCTGGCTGGTGGGTGTGGGAATAAAAGAAAGACCTTTTTCTAGAAGTGCAGTTTGTACAGGGGAGAGAATAAGGGACTTGGACAAGTTGAGGATGAGGGAGTCAGTGTGAGGTGAAGTGTGATtcagggtgtgtgagggtgtgtcctGATTTAGGGTCTGTGAAAGGTTAAATTTAGTTGTGTGCACCAGAAGTGGAGGATTTTGGAAGCCACTTCTGGGGTCCAGTGGATGTGATCAAGTGTGGTGGAAAATTGATCTGCTGGAAGTggttggaggtgggggaggtgggtggTGATGTAGCGGTTAATCTCGGTGAGATTGTATTTGTAGTGTGGGTGAATAGAGGGGGAAAAGTTGATGACCGGGACATAAATGTTGGCGTTGGGGAAAACTTTGGTGGCCAACTTAAACATTTTGTTAAGTTGTTTGTTGGTGGTGGCCTTAGCATTGTGTTCTCTGTTGTTGGTACCCACCGACAGGACTAACAGCTCAACGGCTTCTTGTGGGGAAGTTTTCTCAAGTAACCGGTTCATGTGGTTGGCTGTGGCACCTGGATAGCTGTCTATCTGTATGTTGGGATATGGATGAGGGGGAATACGGGCCAGATTGGAATCGCCTATGAATAATATGGGTTTGTTAGGTCTGATGTGCCACTCCTGAAGTCTATTGTTGGACCATTTGTGATAggtaggagagaagagggggagagagagaagtgggactGTAGGAGTCCGAAGAAGAGGGGGCCTAGGGGACAGGGGTTGTGTAGAATGTGGTGTAGGTGAGGGTTTGTGTAGAGGTAGGGGGGAGGGAGTAGGAGCCCCAGACAGTTCTACacctgtggaggtggagggctcAGCATTGGGTTTTGTAAGCTGGTTAGCTTTTTTGTTTCCCTTGCTCATCATCACCCTTGATGGTTTGGACTGTCCTGGGTCTACCCCTCCCACTTGGGTGGAACCTGGTGGAGAGAGACATGGTGTTATATCCTGTGGAACCAAATGTGTTATGAGGTGGTTAGCCTGGGTGGTGTTAGTGATGGCCGTGTTAGGGCGTTGGGTGATTGTGGGCTGACTGTTATAAGTGTGAGTGACAAGGGCTGTAACCTGTATGGTGGGTCTGTTTTTGGGTGGTGTAagggtaggggagaccgggagaGTGTCAGTAGGGTGGGTGTTAGTGggtgtagggttagggttagtaagAGGGTTTGGGGTGTCAATGGGAGAAGTGTCTATGGGTGTGGGAGTAGTGGGGGGATttttggtgtggtgttgtgcgttctgagtggtgtgtgtggtgttgggtggGTGTTGATGGTCATCAGTATCTGAGAGTGTATCTGTCAGGTCAGGTGTGTTGATGGTAAAAGTGACCTGCTGTAAGTCAATGGAAGTGGAGAGTGAAGGGATGGATGGGGTGGTAAGTGTAAGTGTGGGATGTGGCATAACTCCCAAGTCCTGTTTAGGAGGGGGAGTAGGGGCCCTAGTGGgtgcaggaagaggagggaatTCAGTGAGAAAAGAGGGGTCAGAagagtgagtgggtgtgggggggtcccTAGGAGTGGGGGTAGTAGTCTGGTgagggggggtggtgtgtgttggtgttgtgtggGGGGAAGACTGAGGGTTGAGAAGCCGTTGAACTGTCTGTAAGGTAGTGGGTGACAGGCGAGTATGGTACCTCTTTCTGGCCCAGCCACTGGCAATCTGAAATGCCAGTGTATTGAAAGGGGAAGGGGTGGAAGTCAGTAGTGTAAGTTGTGTGTTATAGTGTTCCAGAAGGATGTCCATGTTGTGTTGCATCCAGTCTGATGTGTTCTGGTTGAgtagtgtgcgtgtatgttgaGTGGGTAGTGCTGGTTTAATGAATTGTGTAAGTTTGGCTACTTGTCTGGTCATACCTGTGGGGAAAAGGCCTGTCTGGAGTGCATGTGAAATTATGTGTTGGTGGTGAGTGACTTGAATCAGTTTGAAGTAGTGTTTGGATTGTTGTCGGGTGAGGGGATCTGGAGGTTGTGTGAGAGGACGTGTGTAGGGTCTGTTGAATGAGGCCATGTtgtatgtgtaatgtagtgagtgagtggaagTGAATGTATGGAAGTCAATGTATGGAGTTGTGTAGTGtagggagaagaaaagaaagaaaacaaaaccaaaaaaccaaaaataaaaaatgggggGGGCAAATATGTTGGAGGGGGGGGAAAAGGAATGGGGGCAGCTGGCTAGAAAGGAGCAAAACGGTAAAAGCCAACCTTACAGAAATTAACCAAcactaaaaacaaacaactgaaaagaTAAAAGCCCTTACCTGTAGCGTAGACCTAGGTTCGCATACCTCATGCTTGTGTTGGGTTTGATGTTAAAGATCCACAGAGTAGTGTTCCAGATGGTAGATTGCTCAGGTTACCTCCAAAAGAGTGAGGTTGCAGTCCAAGTTCATGAAAGAGAGCACAGTCTTGACAGCCAGGTGTATAGCAAACAGTCCAGATatgtgctagcatgctaatccaTGTGGTCAGGCAGGTGGATAGGGTAGTCCTCTTACAGTGTTTGTTAAAATTTAAAAGCCAATCTTTATTTCAAATAATTTAAAACCAATTGGATTAACTAGTAAGGAATAAAAGCAGAAATACCGTGTTGCTCCTTGGAAAACTCCTGACGTTTCGG
Above is a genomic segment from Alosa sapidissima isolate fAloSap1 chromosome 4, fAloSap1.pri, whole genome shotgun sequence containing:
- the LOC121707787 gene encoding mucin-2-like, producing the protein MASFNRPYTRPLTQPPDPLTRQQSKHYFKLIQVTHHQHIISHALQTGLFPTGMTRQVAKLTQFIKPALPTQHTRTLLNQNTSDWMQHNMDILLEHYNTQLTLLTSTPSPFNTLAFQIASGWARKRYHTRLSPTTLQTVQRLLNPQSSPHTTPTHTTPPHQTTTPTPRDPPTPTHSSDPSFLTEFPPLPAPTRAPTPPPKQDLGVMPHPTLTLTTPSIPSLSTSIDLQQVTFTINTPDLTDTLSDTDDHQHPPNTTHTTQNAQHHTKNPPTTPTPIDTSPIDTLPVSPTLTPPKNRPTIQVTALVTHTYNSQPTITQRPNTAITNTTQANHLITHLVPQDITPCLSPPGSTQVGGVDPGQSKPSRVMMSKGNKKANQLTKPNAEPSTSTGVELSGAPTPSPLPLHKPSPTPHSTQPLSPRPPLLRTPTVPLLSLPLFSPTYHKWSNNRLQEWHIRPNKPILFIGDSNLARIPPHPYPNIQIDSYPGATANHMNRLLEKTSPQEAVELLVLSVGTNNREHNAKATTNKQLNKMFKLATKVFPNANIYVPVINFSPSIHPHYKYNLTEINRYITTHLPHLQPLPADQFSTTLDHIHWTPEVASKILHFWCTQLNLTFHRP